One window of the Chitinophaga niabensis genome contains the following:
- a CDS encoding ThuA domain-containing protein encodes MKIVLYLLCFFCTTGVSAQFKVIGFYTGKNDRAHVSYVHEANRWFADMAVKHGFSYDSTNNWSNMNKTFLSQYQVVLFLDTRPDDPAQREAFKEYMENGGGWMGFHFAAFALTPSAYPQNWDWYHNKFLGSGSYGSNTWRPTSAILRVEDAKHPVTKNLPATFKASPNEWYRWSNDLRKNPSIKILLAIDSTSFPLGTGPKAYEIWHSGYYPVVWTNKHYKMLYVNMGHNDIDYEGKTNKELSFTFDNPVQNKLILDGLLWLGKGQAMRSE; translated from the coding sequence ATGAAAATTGTCCTATATCTGCTCTGTTTCTTTTGTACTACAGGTGTTTCTGCTCAGTTTAAAGTGATCGGCTTCTATACCGGTAAAAACGACCGTGCGCATGTAAGTTATGTACACGAGGCTAACCGCTGGTTTGCAGACATGGCTGTTAAACATGGCTTCAGTTATGATTCAACCAACAACTGGAGTAATATGAACAAAACTTTCCTCTCTCAATACCAGGTAGTACTTTTCCTCGATACCCGGCCGGATGATCCCGCCCAGCGGGAAGCGTTTAAAGAATATATGGAAAACGGTGGCGGATGGATGGGTTTTCATTTTGCGGCCTTTGCCCTTACACCTTCTGCTTATCCACAGAACTGGGACTGGTATCATAATAAGTTCCTGGGTTCCGGTTCCTATGGCAGTAATACCTGGCGGCCTACTTCAGCGATCCTGCGGGTAGAGGATGCAAAACATCCTGTTACCAAAAACTTACCTGCCACCTTTAAAGCCTCTCCCAATGAATGGTACCGCTGGTCCAACGACCTGCGTAAAAATCCTTCCATTAAAATATTACTGGCTATAGACTCAACGAGCTTCCCCCTGGGAACAGGCCCTAAGGCCTATGAGATCTGGCATAGCGGATATTACCCGGTGGTATGGACCAACAAACATTACAAAATGCTGTATGTGAACATGGGGCATAACGATATCGATTATGAAGGCAAAACCAATAAGGAATTGTCCTTCACCTTTGATAACCCGGTGCAGAATAAACTGATACTGGATGGATTATTATGGCTGGGGAAAGGTCAGGCCATGCGGTCTGAGTGA
- a CDS encoding SelT/SelW/SelH family protein codes for MKPHITISYCPKCGWLLRAAYMAQELLTTFEEELGGVTLKPSETAGSYQVLLGEEVIFDRKRDGHFPEIKELKQTVRDKVSPGKSLGHSDRKAEA; via the coding sequence ATGAAACCACATATCACCATCTCATATTGTCCCAAATGCGGCTGGTTGCTGCGCGCTGCTTATATGGCACAGGAACTTCTCACTACTTTTGAAGAAGAGCTGGGTGGCGTTACCCTCAAACCTTCTGAAACAGCAGGCAGCTACCAGGTACTGCTGGGAGAAGAAGTGATCTTTGACCGCAAGCGGGATGGTCATTTCCCCGAGATCAAAGAATTAAAGCAAACAGTAAGGGACAAGGTGAGCCCCGGTAAGAGCCTGGGTCATTCAGACCGTAAGGCAGAAGCCTGA
- the rpiA gene encoding ribose-5-phosphate isomerase RpiA, with translation MNKEKEKENAALAAVALIEDHMVIGLGTGSTAYYAISAIAEKVKQGLQIKAVPTSEQTATLALSLGIPLTDINAVDVIDITIDGADEFTKEKYMIKGGGGALLREKIVAAKTKKEIIIADASKLVDHLGKFKLPIEVIPFARGYVMEELHKLQLKAEVRPFITDEGNNIIDVAFGKIEDPVALSAQLNEIIGVVTHGLFINLAFNILMGEGDQVRVFS, from the coding sequence ATGAACAAAGAAAAAGAAAAGGAAAATGCGGCACTGGCTGCAGTGGCACTCATAGAAGATCATATGGTGATAGGTCTGGGAACAGGCTCTACGGCTTATTACGCTATCTCCGCCATCGCGGAGAAAGTAAAGCAGGGTTTGCAGATCAAAGCAGTGCCTACCTCTGAACAAACCGCTACACTGGCCCTCTCGCTGGGTATCCCGTTAACGGATATCAATGCGGTGGATGTGATAGACATTACCATAGATGGTGCAGATGAATTCACGAAGGAGAAGTACATGATCAAAGGCGGGGGCGGTGCTTTGCTGAGAGAAAAGATCGTAGCTGCTAAAACAAAAAAGGAGATCATCATCGCAGATGCTTCCAAGCTGGTGGATCACCTGGGCAAATTCAAACTACCCATTGAAGTGATCCCTTTTGCAAGGGGATATGTAATGGAAGAATTACACAAACTACAACTCAAAGCGGAGGTACGGCCTTTCATTACAGACGAAGGGAATAACATCATAGACGTGGCCTTTGGAAAGATAGAAGACCCTGTTGCCCTCTCTGCACAATTGAACGAAATAATAGGCGTGGTTACACATGGTTTGTTTATTAACCTCGCTTTTAATATCTTGATGGGAGAAGGAGATCAGGTAAGGGTCTTTTCTTAA
- a CDS encoding molybdopterin-dependent oxidoreductase yields MEDSEKLKRIVDARMKLKARFEDKMRSTPSVADNRPMGKGNPNRHGMPVIPVGQTLTVKWPVLDLGIQPDIPLDEWRLVIDGDVESPVELSWEDFLALPQTEDTSDFHCVTTWSKLNMNWKGVRLLDLAALVQPHETATHILCYGYDEYTTNVSLEEALKPDVLLVHTVEGVPLPREHGGPVRMITPQLYAWKGSKWINRIEFLQKNKLGFWEERGYSNTAYPWRNDRYS; encoded by the coding sequence ATGGAAGACTCAGAGAAGCTCAAAAGAATAGTAGATGCCCGCATGAAACTGAAAGCCCGTTTCGAGGATAAGATGCGGAGCACACCATCCGTGGCCGATAACAGGCCCATGGGCAAAGGAAATCCCAACCGCCATGGCATGCCCGTGATCCCTGTTGGCCAGACCCTTACGGTAAAATGGCCCGTGCTGGACTTAGGCATCCAGCCGGATATTCCCCTCGATGAATGGCGCCTGGTCATAGACGGAGATGTGGAAAGCCCCGTAGAACTCAGCTGGGAAGATTTCCTTGCGCTGCCGCAAACAGAAGACACATCGGACTTTCACTGTGTAACCACCTGGTCTAAACTGAACATGAACTGGAAAGGCGTTCGCCTGCTGGACCTCGCAGCGCTCGTTCAGCCACATGAAACGGCCACGCATATACTTTGTTACGGGTACGATGAGTACACTACCAATGTTTCCCTGGAAGAAGCATTAAAACCGGATGTACTATTGGTGCATACGGTAGAAGGAGTGCCCTTACCCAGGGAACACGGAGGCCCCGTGAGAATGATCACCCCGCAATTATATGCCTGGAAAGGCTCTAAATGGATCAACAGGATAGAATTCCTGCAAAAGAATAAATTAGGCTTCTGGGAAGAAAGGGGTTATTCCAATACCGCCTATCCCTGGAGGAACGATCGTTACAGCTGA